ATTTTCTGTCAGTTTGTTCTTACTCCTGTTGCGTTTAAGCTCCGTTCGGCACCTTACTGGGGCAGACTGATTGAAAAGAACAGGTTGCATTAACTCCACTGCGGGGGGACACAGGGCGACTGCTCGTGTGAATGAGCCCCTAACGGATCGCTCCCCTTGGGAACAGCAGTGCACTTGGCTCAGATGCAGATAAACTTCTCCCAATGTTTTTCCCTATCGCCTTGTGATTCCAGTGGGAGCAATTCCCACAAATCTATTGTGATTTTGTTGTTGCTTTAGAGGCGCAGTTATTCCGGCTAAAGATCACACGAGTAATACTGACCGTACCCCACTTTACTTTCTCAGCAAATCCTGATGGAGGCCATGAATGCCTGTCTGTATACGGCACACAAATATAACGCTCCTTCCATCTCATTTCCGGCTTTGGGGACCGGAATGTTGTGTTTCCCAAAACCCATGGTGGCAGAAGTGATGACTGAAGAGGTTCTGACATTTGCAACACAAAAACCCTGCAATATGGACGTCTTCTTTGTGATTCATCCCAGTGATTGGGAAACTTACAATGTGAGTACCTTCTTACTGGGGGGGTCTCTACTGTAACCCCAAAGATTAGGGGGCAGCGCTCTGTACTCCTGTGTGTCACCCACTGGCTTCAGGGCCACCCGctacactggaattgtgggaaaaaaatattagCACTTTCACTCATAAATGGGTCCTACAGTTAACCCTTTCTTCCTATTTTAATGCCACCATTTGCCCCTATATAGGAGTTCCAGAGCGCATTCCAAGCCCAACAGCAGCTCAGAACCCCGGCGCCTCAAGAGGAACGGAAAGGTAAAGTTACATTTCAGCTGAGAGAATCTCATTATTGGCAGAATCATACGGAAATCCTGTATTGCGCTGTATGCAGGTTTTACCAAAGTACAGACATTTGTTAAAGGGTTACCATCATCCCATATGTACCCCCTTTAATTTAATTACTAGTAGGGGACCGTTtagttacaaacccatcagttaatgggGCATGTCCCCcacaatcctgcattgtaatctgtgtttcccatggggctagccatattcttcatttcccagggtgccacagccatgtgacctgtgctctgataaacttcagtctcactttactgctgcgctgcaagttggagtgatatcccccccccacccccagcagccggtcagcagaacaatgggaagggagcaagatagcagctcccagtaggtatcagaatagcactcaatagtaagaaatccaagtccggcttgggactcctccagttacatgggagtaggagaaacaataggttagctgaaagcagttctaatgtgtagcgctggctgaaagctcagactcaggcacaaggcactggcgcctacacaccaatattacagctacaaatacatttgttggttcaagaataaaatgttaaatgggaaagtgaattatttgctgtgtaacagtgtcatttagtacagattcattatctagaaacctattatccagaaagctcagaattaagggaaggccgtctcccatccattttaagaaaattattctagtttaaaaagattattttcttatttgaggcaaaacaatcctgttggggttacttaatatttaaatgattttttgtagacttaaggtatagagatccaaattgtggaaagatcccttatccacagaactccaggtcccaaacattctggataacaggtcccatacctgtaacaaaaaCGTCACCATAAacaataatgacagaatccctttgaatTAATACTGCTCCCCAAGCCCTGCTACTTCCCTGTGTGGCCAGAAAGGTCTTTATAAAGAAACAATAcatgtgtatgaatgtgatactTACGTACATCTTTGTTGCTAGGGCCCCAAGGCATGGCTGCTGCGGCAGAAGAAATGTCACTGACGCTGAGTGGCCCCAGACATGAGGATACTGAGGATGCGATGCTCTGGCTGCAGAACATTACCAAGGCCCCTGGGTCCGTTCTTATACAGAACAAGCACATTTTGCTTTTTGGCAAGAAGGAGCACAGAGCCTTGGGCTCCCCCCAGTTCTCTCGGGTTGAGATCTCGGAGGTTCTGGGGGACGGGAAGGCCTCGCTGGAGATTAAGGGCTCCCAGAAGGATGTAGTGAGGGCGGCGGTGCAGGTGGAGCTGATGCTGCTGGATGCGCAGGAGGAACAGGCGGAGAACCTGCAGGAGGAGCTGTTTCAGTCGGCGGTGCAGTGGATGTACGatgtatataaatacccagctAGAGAAAACAGGAGGATAGAGACGGCCTATGTGTCCGGCAAGAACCACACGCTGGACGTCGGCACAGTCTCACACTCCATTGATTTTAAGGCCTTTAGAGTAAAGGCTCCAAAGCAAGAGTTTAAGCTGCACAGAGAGTGTGAGTAGTGAGGCCCCGCACATACCTGGGGTAACACTCTGGGGTAACACTCTGGGGTGTTCCGAGAGTTCAGCTGGGTTGGTATCTAGGAAAGACTTCCTGATTTGTTAAGTAAAGAGGGAGGATGTTGTGTTCATAGTGTGGGAATCCGGCAGTCTCCTTAGTGCGGGAATCCGGCAGTCTCCTTAGTGTGGGAATCCGGCAGTCTCCTTAGTGCGGGAATCCGGCAGTCTCCTTAGTGCGGGAATCCGGCAGTCTCCTTAGTGCGGGAATCCGGCAGTCTCCTTAGTGCGGGAATCCGGCAGTCTCCTTAGTGTGGGAATCCGGCAGTCTCCTTAGTGCGGGAATCCGGCAGTCTCCTTAGTGCGGGAATCCGGCAGTCTCCTTAGTGCGGGAATCCGGCAGTCTCCTTAGTGCGGGAATCCGGCAGTCTCCTTAGTGCGGGAATCCGGCCCTTGGGGAATCCGGCAGTCTCCTTAGTGCGGGAATCCGGCAGTCTCCTTAGTGCGGGAATCCGGCAGCCTCTTTAGTGTTGGAATCCTGCAGTCTCCTTAGTGTGGGAATCCTGCAGTCTCCTTAGTGTGGGAATCCGGCAGTCTCCTTAGTGTGGGAATCCGGCAGTCTCCTTAGTGTGGGAATCCTGCAGTCTCCTTAGTGTGGGAATCCGGCAGTCTCCTTAGTGTGGGAATCCGGCAGTCTCCTTAGTGTGGGAATCCGGCAGTCTCCTTAGTGTGGGAATCCGGCAGTCTCCTTAGTGTGGGAATCCGGCAGTCTCCTTAGTGTGGGAATCCGGCAGTCTCCTTAGTGCGGGAATCCGGCAGCCTCTTTAGTGTTGGAATCCTGCAGTCTCCTTAGTGTGGGAATCCTGCAGTCTCCTTAGTGTGGGAATCCTGCAGTCTCCTTAGCGCGGGAATCCGGCAGTCTCCTTAGCGCGGGAATCCGGCAATCTCCTTAGCGCGGGAATCCGGCAGTCTCCTTAGTGCTGGAATCCGGCAGTCTCCTTAGTGCTGGAATCCGGCAGCCTCCTTAGTGCGGGAATCCGGCAGCCTCTTTAGTGTTGGAATCCTGCAGTCTCCTTAGTGTGGGAATCCTGCAGTCTCCTTAGTGTGGGAATCCTGCAGTCTCCTTAGTGTGGGAATCCGGCAGTCTCCTTAGCGTGGGAATCCTGCAGTCTCCTTAGTGCGGGAATCCTGCAGTCTCCTTAGTGCGGGAATCCTGCAGTCTCCTTAGTGTGGGAATCCTGCAGTCTCCTTAGCGCGGGAATCCGGCAGTCTCCTTAGCGCGGGAATCCGGCAATCTCCTTAGCGCGGGAATCCGGCAATCTCCTTAGCGCGGGAATCCGGCAGTCTCCTTAGTGCTGGAATCCGGCAGTCTCCTTAGTGCTGGAATCCGGCAGTCTCCTTAGTGCGGGAATCCGGCAGTCTCCTTAGTGCGGGAATCCGGCAGCCTCTATAGTGTTGGAATCCTGCAGTCTCCTTAGTGTGGGAATCCTGCAGTCTCCTTAGTGTGGGAATACGGCAGTCTCCTTAGTGCGGGAATACGGCAGTCTCCTTAGTGCGGGAATACGGCAGTCTCCTTAGTGTGGGAATCCTGCAGTCTCCTTAGTGCGGGAATCCGGCAGTCTCCTTAGTGCGGGAATCCGGCAGTCTCCTTAGTGCGGGAATCCTGCAGTCTCCTTAGTGTGGGAATCCGGCAGTCTCCTTAGTGCGGGAATCCGGCAGTCTCCTTAGTGTGGGAATCCTGCAGTCTCCTTAGTGTGGGAATCCGGCAGTCTCCTTAGTGTGGGAATCCGGCAGCCTCTTTGGGCCGGATCAGTAGCATTTCCATTATGTATGAATTGGTTATACTGCCCCCCTGTATGCCCCCCATGGTACAGCTGGAGGGACATTTAGGGCATGGGGAGAGCAATACTGCTCATGGTTGGCTTGGATTTTGCTGCCTGGTTTATGCCCTTGTGCATTTATCTCTTTCAGGGCTTTTACCTCAAAAACTTGACTATTCCCAGTCCAATTCAAAGTTTCACTGGTCGGGTGAGCGGCTGGTAGAACTCAAACTGGTGGAGAAGAAGTGGGACAAGTTCAGCCATTATGAGAAAGAATTCAAAAAAGCCAAACTGGAAATAGTGAAGGTAAGAACATAAAGGAGACGCCATTATATCCCATGTTGTTTGATCCTTGGGGAGACACACACGTCTGTCTATCTATGATTCACTGGGGGTCCCTGTACAGAGCTGGGTAACTAGTGCCCTGTGCTAAATAGTCCAGTAAGGATACTGTAGGTAATACTGTTAGTTTGTACACTGAGGCATAGCAGCCAGCCTGCTGCCCCCCCTTCCTTATGGTGCCTGAGAGACAGCACAAACATCCAATAGGCCAGCAATGTCCCTGTATTACTCACCCAGTTTAGCCTCCTGATTGGCTGGTAGAGAGGGTTTGCATTTGGTATTGgtataaatattatattcaagtttcaagttttaatgtcatatacaaataacaatgaagcatcattactgtaattaaatttttttgacccgtgttccttccaactttacatagacaaaaaaaaaatacaaatattaaatataatgaaagtgagcaataaaggtacaagtatttacaataaaaaaaaatatattatatgctTTTGGGGCACGTAAATCCCCTATTTCTTTGCGCGCTGCCAATGTGAAAATGCACATCCGGAGGGAGTGGGAGAGCCAAGCTGCGTAACTTGCACTGGTTAGGTACGTTAGTGCCCCCCTACCCACCCTTACCTGAGGCACAGAAATGTTTAACAATATTCAGTTTATGGCAATACCTGCAGGGAAtcccaacatcccccccccccccccccaggagcaaTGCCCAGTGACAGGGTGAGAGGAATAGAGTTATGGGCACTGTGCCAGCCTGACCCTCATTACTAACCAGCAGGCTGTTGTGGGATCATTTGCTCAGTATGTCACCCAGGCTGCAAAATCCTCCTCATATTCCTCCTCATATTCCTCCTCATACGCACCAATCACTCACCTCCCTGCTGCTGGGAATCCTGTGTGactgggatatgaggcctggctgctgaggggaatctctctgccattagtcacatggttggagaaggggattatgggatatgaggcctggctgctgaggggaatctctctgccattagtcacatggttggggaaggggattatgggatatgaggcctggctgctgaggggaatctctctgccattagtcacatggttggagaaggggattatgggatatgaggcctggctgctgaggggaatctctctgccattagtcacatggttggagaaggggattatgggatatgaggcctggctgctgaggggaatctctctgccattagtcacatggttggagaaggggattatgggatatgaggcctggctgctgagaggaatctctctgccattagtcacatggttggagaaggggattatgggatatgaggcctggctgctgaggggaatctctctgccattagtcacatggttggagaaggggattatgggatatgaggcctggctgctgaggggaatctctctgccattagtcacatggttggggaaggggattatgggatatgaggcccggctgctgaggggaatctctctgccattagtcacatggttggagaaggggattatgggatatgaggcctggctgctgaggggaatctctctgccattagtcacatggttggggaaggggattatgggatacgaggcctggctgctgaggggaatctctctgccattagtcacatggttagagaaggggattatgggatatgaggcctggctgctgaggggaatctctctgccattagtcacatggttggagaaggggattatgggatatgaggcctggctgctgaggggaatctctctgccattagtcacatggttggagaaggggattatgggatatgaggcctggctgctgaggggaatctctctgccattagtcacatggttggggaaggggattatgggatatgaggcctggctgctgaggggaatctctctgccattagtcacatggttggagcagtggattatgggatatgaggcctggctgctgaggggaatctctctgccattagtcacatggttggggaaggggattatgggatatgaggcctggctgctgaggggaatctctctgccattagtcacatggttggagcagtggattatgggatatgaggcctggctgctgaggggaatctctctgccattagtcacatggttggggaaggggattatgggatatgaggcctggctgctgaggggaatctctctgccattagtcacatggttggggaaggggattatgggatatgaggcctggctgctgaggggaatctctctgccattagtcacatggttggagcagtggattatgggatatgaggcctggctgctgaggggaatctctctgccattagtcacatggttggagcagtggattatgggatatgaggcctggctgctgaggggaatctctctgccattagtcacatggttggggaaggggattatgggatatgaggcctggctgctgaggggaatctctctgccattagttacATGGTTGGAGcagtggattatgggatatgaggcctggctgctgaggggaatctctctgccattagtcacatggttggagcagtggattatgggatatgaggcctggctgctgaggggaatctctctgccattagtcacatggttggggaaggggattatgggatatgaggcctggctgctgaggggaatctctctgccattagttacATGGTTGGAGcagtggattatgggatatgaggcctggctgctgaggggaatctctctgccattagtcacatggttggggaaggggattatgggatatgaggcctggctgctgaggggaatctctgaGTCTCTTTGAGTTCTGACCTTAATGAGTAAATGCTGATAACCGTAAACTTCCTAAATTTCAGGTTGAACAAATCTTCAACCACGTCCTGTTTGCTGTTTTCAACTCTAAGAAAGACTCCATTGGTGACAAAGTGACAGAGCTGTACCAGCGGGTACCGGGGCAGTTCCGGAACCTGATCTGTAGCGTGGGATTCCATAGGCTCTACACAGGCGCAAAAGGTACGAGGGGAAATTCCTTTTCAGGCACAAAGGCCATGATGTGGGTGTCACATGTCCCGCAGCAGCCAGTCACATGattgttttaattataaatatgtgCCAGACCTGTAAAAGCTAACTGCTGGTTGGTGGATATCTCCCAATCAGCAAAGACAAAACACCCAGTGATATCTAATTAATAACTGATCAggttcagggccgccatcagaaatcacggggcccctcacaacacaattttctgggcccccctcctcccacaccctgccccccaatggcccctcccatcagtacaaaggacacacagacattggtagccatcctccaactccccccctccccggtcctccagctcccccccagagtcctttccagcatcctccagctcccccccagctcccaccagaaacctccagctcccccccagagtccttcccagcatcctccagcttccaccccctcaagcatcctccggttcccccccagctcccaccagaaacctccagctccccaccagagttcttcccagcatcctccagctcccaaaaCCCCCCAAGCTTCCTCCGGCTTCCCcgccagctcccaccagaatcctccagctccccactgcATCTGCTCAGCACCCCCCCCAAGCGTCCGCCTGTGGcttcccccagtatcctccagctccacccccagctacttactcccgctccccgccctccaccccagctacttactcccgctccccgccctccaccccagctacttactcccgctccccgccctccaccccagctacttactcccgctccctgcggcttcctctggcatcctccagctcccccacaggcAACTCCCTTCTTCTGCGTCATCTTCATTtgtgccggctccccgctgcatcttaacacaagtacgcacggggcgcaaccaatcaaatctcccgctggccaccaatgaagcaatgacagggcccggagttctttaaagggggcccgagctaaaaaaaactgtatcacagccgggggcccgagctaaaaaaaactgtatcacagccggggcccctttaaagcaaccatcgcccgggacaactgtccccccccTGTTGGCGGCCCTGATCAGGTTAATGTGTCATTCAGTTTAATCCCGGGGTCTTGTTACTGCACCTTTAGGCACAGAATCCCATGTGGTTGGCTTTGTACATCTCTAATGTGTTTTCTGATCCTCTGTCCCCTCCTCAGATCCGAAACAAGGGCCCGGCCTCGGCTTTAATAAGCAGCTGGATAGGGCCCTACAGGCTGGACAAGAAAGCCCGGAAGGTTTGGTCTATGTTTTCCTAGCAGATGTTGTGGTTGGAAAAACTAAAGAAGCAAAGAATTTGCCTTTTATTCCCCTCAATGGGGGTGATATTTTCAGTGCCTTTAACAGCCTCGTTGACTCCAATCTCAACCCCCAAAGCTACGTCATTTTTGACCCCTACCAAGCCTATCCGAAATATCTGTTCACCTGTAAGAGAAATGGCAGCAGCGTTTAACTGTTTCATAGAATTGTCAAGCAGAAGGGTTGTCAATGTaataccccggggggggggggttattgtaAATGTAATACCCCAGCTAGATCATTCTTCAAGGGCACATACACCCACCCAAACAGCTTCATGTAcactgctcttctgagcactaATGCAAGGGACATTGAATTAGTAACGGCAAATGCAATGAGTTCTCACCGATAATTGTAAAGTAGCCGGCCgcatataaaatatatggatTCCTTTGTAATCTACTTTTCTGGGCACTTGGAGAAGGACTAGATCAGTGCAGATCATGCAGTGCCTTTAATGCTCTGGGTGTGGGAAGTATAATCACTACAGAATAATGTTTGTTCCTTCCCAATAATTAAACACTGagttttacactgtttttctgtGCCTTGTGGCCACatgttggtcgggtaggcccgtcacTGGT
The genomic region above belongs to Xenopus tropicalis strain Nigerian chromosome 9, UCB_Xtro_10.0, whole genome shotgun sequence and contains:
- the LOC116406428 gene encoding protein mono-ADP-ribosyltransferase PARP9 is translated as MVMTTRAQAKIATEEKLNSMESRTMALREDTYSCLYHIQSDLNNVLIRKYNCEMELKGPRLAAPPSGPEELVYEKKLPGGLRLSVWKGNLTGQVVDAVVNAANEDLMHIGGLALALAKAGGAVIQDESRNHIAKHGKVKAGSIAVTSAGNLPCKVLIHAVGPEWTQGRSAQCELELERVIRSILGYVRGESSIRTVAIPAISSGIFGFPLHRCAEIIAGTTKKFCDTESYHKMAEIRFVNIDTPTVTAMKAACEGAFGMSDQIDKLQGSAPDSSQRLSANQSPSYSHNATGSGLSYAAVTAHSSPSYPGAASSSGSSGSANPRAHSSGSQPAFTIYGLKLYLMKGCIEDQITCVIVNSLGANRNPYEGNISKAILSRAGDGLRQELFYKGQYLTARDIMIPTHGYNLPCNFVYHVILQRNDPKKQILMEAMNACLYTAHKYNAPSISFPALGTGMLCFPKPMVAEVMTEEVLTFATQKPCNMDVFFVIHPSDWETYNEFQSAFQAQQQLRTPAPQEERKGPQGMAAAAEEMSLTLSGPRHEDTEDAMLWLQNITKAPGSVLIQNKHILLFGKKEHRALGSPQFSRVEISEVLGDGKASLEIKGSQKDVVRAAVQVELMLLDAQEEQAENLQEELFQSAVQWMYDVYKYPARENRRIETAYVSGKNHTLDVGTVSHSIDFKAFRVKAPKQEFKLHREWLLPQKLDYSQSNSKFHWSGERLVELKLVEKKWDKFSHYEKEFKKAKLEIVKVEQIFNHVLFAVFNSKKDSIGDKVTELYQRVPGQFRNLICSVGFHRLYTGAKDPKQGPGLGFNKQLDRALQAGQESPEGLVYVFLADVVVGKTKEAKNLPFIPLNGGDIFSAFNSLVDSNLNPQSYVIFDPYQAYPKYLFTCKRNGSSV